One Cryobacterium psychrophilum DNA segment encodes these proteins:
- the folB gene encoding dihydroneopterin aldolase, with amino-acid sequence MTDSIILTGLRVNAHHGVYDFERENGQDFVIDVTVWLDLRTAAVSDDVSRTIHYGELANEVTVAAQHNPVDLIETVAERIAAVVLLHEAAERVQVTVHKPQAPIEVPFTDVAVRIERTRA; translated from the coding sequence ATGACCGACTCGATCATTCTTACCGGGCTGCGGGTCAATGCCCACCACGGCGTCTACGACTTTGAGCGAGAGAACGGGCAGGATTTCGTGATCGATGTCACCGTGTGGCTCGACCTGCGCACGGCTGCTGTGAGCGACGACGTGTCGCGCACGATCCATTACGGCGAGCTCGCGAATGAGGTCACCGTGGCCGCGCAGCACAACCCGGTTGACCTCATCGAGACGGTCGCCGAGCGTATCGCCGCCGTCGTGCTGCTGCATGAGGCCGCCGAGCGCGTGCAGGTGACCGTGCACAAGCCGCAGGCGCCGATCGAGGTGCCGTTCACGGATGTCGCGGTGCGCATCGAGCGGACGCGCGCATGA
- the folP gene encoding dihydropteroate synthase, producing MTLVMGVLNVTPDSFSDGGRWASTDVAIKHGLELVAQGADVVDVGGESTRPGATRVAPADERSRVIPVITALAQNGVRVSVDTFNADTAEAAVAAGAEIINDVSGGLADPLMAGVAARSGRTYVAMHWRGHAQEMGARARYGDVVAEVRGELALRVVELERAGIKRSNLVLDPGLGFAKLAEHDWELLANLSAFDELNLPMMVGASRKRFVAAVLPAQASVLARDLPTAVISVLAAQAGAWAVRVHDVSATRTALNVLERVAAAVASGPAA from the coding sequence ATGACGCTCGTGATGGGGGTGCTCAATGTCACCCCCGATTCCTTCAGCGACGGCGGGCGATGGGCGTCCACGGATGTCGCAATCAAGCACGGTCTCGAACTCGTCGCGCAGGGAGCCGATGTGGTCGACGTGGGTGGTGAGTCCACGCGTCCGGGCGCGACCCGGGTGGCGCCGGCCGACGAACGGTCACGGGTCATCCCGGTCATCACGGCCCTCGCGCAAAACGGCGTGCGCGTCAGCGTTGACACCTTCAACGCGGACACCGCCGAAGCGGCCGTCGCCGCCGGCGCGGAGATCATCAACGACGTCTCCGGCGGCCTCGCCGATCCGCTCATGGCGGGCGTTGCCGCTCGCAGCGGGCGCACCTATGTGGCGATGCACTGGCGTGGTCACGCCCAGGAGATGGGCGCGCGCGCCCGCTACGGTGACGTGGTCGCCGAGGTGCGGGGCGAACTGGCTCTCCGCGTTGTCGAGCTGGAACGGGCCGGCATCAAGCGGTCCAACCTTGTGCTCGACCCGGGACTTGGATTCGCCAAGCTCGCCGAACACGACTGGGAGTTGCTCGCGAACCTCTCTGCTTTCGACGAGTTGAACCTCCCGATGATGGTGGGGGCGTCTCGTAAACGCTTCGTTGCTGCGGTGTTGCCAGCGCAGGCATCCGTTCTGGCTCGCGATCTGCCCACGGCCGTCATCAGCGTGCTGGCCGCGCAGGCCGGAGCGTGGGCCGTTCGGGTGCACGACGTGTCGGCGACACGCACCGCACTCAACGTTCTGGAGCGCGTCGCGGCGGCCGTCGCGTCGGGACCCGCAGCATGA
- the folE gene encoding GTP cyclohydrolase I, producing MGVDKARIQAAVAEILVAIGEDPDREGLESTPTRVADAYAEFFGGIGRDPLDHLRDFLPVGPHTGELVLLRDVSFRSICEHHLLPFLGTAHIAYLPRERVVGLGRLPAVIETIAARPQLQERLTEEIAEVLQDGLDPLGVLVVLDAVHGCVGTRGPRQTRSSTVTLASRGSLSSPVARAEIISLIASGS from the coding sequence GTGGGGGTCGATAAGGCGCGCATTCAGGCGGCTGTTGCGGAGATTCTGGTCGCGATCGGGGAAGACCCCGATCGCGAGGGCCTGGAGTCGACTCCCACCCGGGTGGCGGATGCCTACGCGGAGTTCTTCGGTGGGATCGGCCGGGATCCACTCGATCACCTCCGCGACTTCCTGCCGGTGGGCCCGCACACGGGCGAACTGGTGCTGCTGCGCGACGTCTCGTTCCGATCCATCTGTGAACACCACCTGCTCCCGTTCCTCGGAACGGCACACATCGCGTACCTGCCGCGGGAACGGGTCGTTGGACTCGGCCGCCTGCCGGCCGTGATCGAGACGATCGCGGCGCGCCCGCAGCTGCAGGAGCGGCTGACCGAGGAGATCGCCGAGGTGCTGCAAGACGGTCTCGACCCCCTCGGGGTTCTTGTGGTGCTCGACGCGGTGCACGGCTGCGTCGGTACGCGGGGCCCCCGCCAGACCCGCAGCTCCACGGTCACCCTGGCCAGTCGCGGCAGCCTGTCCTCCCCGGTGGCGCGGGCCGAGATCATCTCCCTGATCGCGTCCGGATCATGA
- the ftsH gene encoding ATP-dependent zinc metalloprotease FtsH, whose translation MNVKKLLRGPILYIVLAVIAVWVGSSLITMSGFREITTQQGLEFLKNGQVAEAKIVDGEQRVDLTLSKASGDLGTQVQFNYVSQRGEEVVTAVSNANPKNGFTDEVPQPNALLSILGFLLPVLLIGAFFWLMLSGMQGGGNKVMQFGKSKAKLVSKESPQVTFADVAGATEAIEELEEIKEFLKEPAKFQAVGARIPKGVLLYGPPGTGKTLLARAVAGEANVPFYAISGSDFVEMFVGVGASRVRDLFQQAKENAPAIIFIDEIDAVGRHRGAGMGGGHDEREQTLNQLLVEMDGFDVKANVILIAATNRPDILDPALLRPGRFDRQIGVDAPDMLGRKHILEVHSKGKPMAPGVDLEVLARKTPGFTGADLANVLNEAALLTARSNAQLIDNRALDEAVDRVMAGPQRRSRVMRDQEKLITAYHEGGHALVATAMRNTDPVTKITILPRGRALGYTMVMPLEDRYSVTRNELLDQLAYAMGGRVAEELIFHDPTTGASNDIEKATATARKMVTEFGMSASVGPLKLGQGSGEVFLGRDMGHQRDYSERVAAQVDDEVRQLLEDAHDEAYTVLVSNRGVLDELAAALLENETLDQHALAEIFTNVEKLAPRAQWLSSDKRPVSDVPPINMPVPKAPIDEGVVDGGVSSEDHATAKPKRTPNRNPRPATA comes from the coding sequence ATGAACGTCAAGAAGCTGCTTCGCGGTCCTATTCTCTACATCGTGCTCGCCGTCATCGCTGTCTGGGTGGGGTCGAGCCTGATCACCATGTCCGGATTCCGCGAGATCACCACCCAGCAGGGGCTCGAGTTCCTGAAGAACGGACAGGTGGCCGAGGCCAAGATCGTCGACGGCGAACAGCGTGTCGACCTCACGCTGTCGAAGGCGTCCGGTGACCTCGGCACCCAGGTGCAGTTCAACTACGTGTCGCAGCGTGGCGAAGAGGTCGTCACCGCCGTCAGCAACGCGAACCCGAAGAATGGCTTCACCGACGAGGTGCCGCAGCCCAACGCTCTTCTCTCCATCCTGGGGTTCCTGCTTCCCGTGCTGCTGATCGGTGCGTTCTTCTGGCTCATGCTCTCGGGCATGCAGGGCGGCGGCAACAAGGTGATGCAGTTCGGCAAGTCGAAGGCCAAGCTCGTCTCCAAAGAGAGCCCTCAGGTGACCTTCGCTGACGTCGCCGGTGCCACCGAAGCCATCGAAGAACTTGAAGAGATCAAAGAATTCCTCAAGGAACCCGCGAAGTTCCAGGCCGTCGGGGCTCGCATTCCCAAGGGCGTGCTGCTCTACGGCCCTCCCGGCACGGGTAAGACCCTGCTGGCCCGCGCCGTCGCCGGCGAGGCAAACGTTCCGTTCTACGCCATCTCCGGATCAGACTTTGTGGAGATGTTCGTGGGCGTCGGCGCCAGCCGCGTGCGCGACCTGTTCCAGCAGGCGAAGGAGAACGCCCCGGCCATCATCTTCATCGATGAGATCGATGCCGTCGGCCGCCACCGCGGCGCCGGCATGGGTGGCGGGCACGACGAGCGTGAGCAGACCCTCAACCAGTTGCTCGTCGAGATGGACGGCTTCGACGTCAAGGCGAACGTCATCCTCATCGCCGCCACCAACCGCCCTGACATTCTCGACCCCGCGCTGCTGCGCCCCGGCCGATTCGACCGTCAGATCGGTGTGGATGCGCCCGACATGCTCGGACGCAAGCACATTCTCGAGGTGCACTCGAAGGGCAAACCCATGGCTCCCGGCGTCGACCTTGAGGTGCTCGCCCGCAAGACCCCCGGTTTCACCGGCGCCGATCTGGCCAACGTGCTGAACGAGGCCGCACTGTTGACCGCTCGCTCCAACGCGCAGCTGATCGACAACCGTGCCCTCGACGAGGCCGTTGATCGGGTCATGGCCGGTCCGCAGCGTCGGTCCCGCGTGATGCGCGACCAGGAGAAGCTCATCACCGCGTACCACGAGGGCGGACACGCCCTCGTCGCCACGGCGATGCGCAACACCGACCCCGTGACCAAGATCACGATCCTGCCGCGCGGCCGTGCCCTCGGCTACACGATGGTCATGCCGCTCGAAGACCGCTACTCCGTGACGCGCAACGAACTGCTCGACCAGCTCGCCTACGCCATGGGCGGCCGGGTGGCCGAGGAGCTTATTTTCCACGACCCCACCACGGGCGCCTCAAACGACATCGAGAAGGCCACGGCGACCGCCCGCAAGATGGTCACCGAGTTCGGGATGAGCGCCTCCGTTGGCCCGCTCAAGCTTGGCCAGGGTTCCGGCGAGGTCTTCCTCGGTCGTGACATGGGCCACCAACGCGACTACTCAGAGCGCGTCGCCGCACAGGTCGACGACGAGGTGCGCCAGCTGCTCGAAGACGCCCACGACGAGGCCTACACGGTGCTGGTCAGCAACCGCGGCGTCCTCGACGAGCTCGCCGCCGCACTGCTCGAGAACGAAACACTCGACCAGCACGCCCTCGCCGAGATCTTCACGAACGTGGAGAAGTTGGCGCCGCGTGCGCAGTGGCTTTCCAGCGATAAGCGCCCGGTCTCGGACGTGCCGCCCATCAATATGCCGGTGCCCAAGGCGCCCATCGATGAGGGTGTCGTCGACGGTGGCGTTTCGAGCGAGGACCACGCCACCGCCAAGCCGAAGCGCACACCGAACCGCAACCCGCGTCCCGCAACGGCCTAG
- the hpt gene encoding hypoxanthine phosphoribosyltransferase has translation MEPRDIDGDLTEILISEEQIHTRLAEMSRQIEADYAGKDLLLVGVLKGAVMVMADLARELHHPISMDWMAVSSYGSGTTSSGVVRILKDLDTDLTGRHVLIVEDIIDSGLTLSWLLANLNSRGPTSVEICALLRKPDAARVEINVKYAGFDIPNQFVVGYGLDYDEKYRNLRSVGVLAPHVYAPTGGAAAS, from the coding sequence ATGGAACCTCGCGACATTGACGGCGACCTCACCGAAATTCTGATCAGCGAAGAGCAGATCCACACCCGCCTCGCGGAGATGTCTCGGCAAATCGAGGCGGACTACGCCGGCAAGGACCTCCTGCTCGTCGGTGTGCTCAAGGGCGCCGTCATGGTGATGGCAGACCTTGCCCGCGAACTGCACCATCCCATCTCGATGGACTGGATGGCCGTGAGCTCCTACGGTTCCGGAACAACCTCGAGCGGCGTCGTGCGCATCCTCAAGGACCTCGACACCGACCTCACCGGCCGTCACGTGCTCATCGTCGAAGACATCATCGACTCCGGCCTGACCCTGTCGTGGCTGCTCGCCAACCTGAATTCGCGCGGACCGACATCCGTTGAAATTTGTGCCCTGCTGCGCAAGCCCGATGCCGCACGGGTGGAGATCAACGTGAAGTACGCCGGTTTCGACATTCCGAACCAGTTCGTCGTCGGCTACGGTCTCGACTACGACGAAAAGTACCGCAACCTGCGTTCGGTGGGAGTGCTCGCCCCGCACGTGTACGCGCCGACCGGCGGCGCTGCTGCCAGCTGA
- the tilS gene encoding tRNA lysidine(34) synthetase TilS codes for MQSERRRRLTPAIADVRRSVREILRAAPVPEFVLVGLSGGADSLALAAATSFEARRAGVRAGAVIVDHRLQAGSADVAATAADQARQLGLTPVLVLTVDVGTGGGPEAAARAARYAAFERALAETGASAVLLGHTLDDQAETVLLGLARGSGPTSLRGMSVRNGPYLRPILGIRREQTRQFCIDSGLTPWHDPQNDDARYARVRVRQTVLPLLERELGPGISEALARTADALREDSDALDELARALLQGAWSRTEHGGQIPVAALAPSSAAVRQRVIRFAAEETFGALLTRSHTLAVGRLVTDWHGQEALNLPGIRVERQDGVLTFTVLDTHPSKGLPRSHGTSRH; via the coding sequence ATGCAGTCTGAACGCCGCCGCCGTCTCACCCCGGCCATTGCCGATGTGCGCCGGTCCGTGCGTGAGATTCTCCGCGCCGCGCCCGTTCCCGAATTCGTGCTCGTGGGCCTCAGTGGGGGAGCGGATTCGCTCGCCCTCGCCGCCGCGACGTCATTCGAAGCGCGCCGCGCCGGCGTGCGCGCCGGCGCCGTCATCGTCGACCACCGCCTTCAGGCCGGGTCAGCGGATGTCGCGGCGACGGCGGCCGACCAGGCCCGCCAGTTGGGCCTCACGCCCGTACTCGTGCTCACGGTTGACGTTGGTACGGGCGGCGGCCCGGAAGCCGCCGCCCGTGCGGCCCGTTATGCCGCCTTCGAGCGCGCTCTCGCCGAAACCGGAGCGAGTGCCGTGCTGCTCGGCCATACCCTCGACGACCAGGCCGAGACGGTGCTGCTCGGCCTCGCCCGCGGCTCCGGCCCGACGAGCCTGCGCGGTATGAGCGTGCGCAACGGCCCGTACCTGCGCCCGATCCTCGGCATCCGCCGGGAGCAGACCCGCCAGTTCTGCATCGACAGCGGGCTCACGCCCTGGCACGACCCGCAGAACGACGACGCGCGCTACGCGAGGGTACGGGTGCGGCAGACCGTGCTGCCCCTGCTTGAGCGCGAACTCGGTCCCGGAATCAGCGAGGCGCTCGCGCGCACGGCCGACGCGCTGCGTGAGGACTCCGACGCGCTCGACGAACTCGCACGCGCTCTGCTGCAGGGCGCGTGGTCACGTACCGAACACGGCGGACAGATCCCGGTCGCGGCCCTCGCCCCCTCGTCTGCGGCCGTGCGGCAGCGGGTGATTCGCTTCGCGGCGGAGGAGACGTTCGGGGCGCTGCTGACCCGTAGCCACACCCTCGCGGTGGGCCGTTTAGTGACGGATTGGCACGGACAGGAAGCGCTCAACCTGCCAGGCATTAGAGTTGAACGGCAGGACGGTGTGCTGACATTCACCGTTCTGGACACACACCCCAGTAAAGGACTGCCCCGCTCCCATGGAACCTCGCGACATTGA
- a CDS encoding inorganic diphosphatase: protein MAEYDAVIEIPRGSRNKYEVDHKTGRVYLDRVLYTSFMYPTDYGYFENTLGLDGDPVDVLVLLDYPLFPGVGVSVRPVAVFNMTDDGGSDAKVIAVPAGDPRWNHIQDVLDIPEYTRKEIEHFFEHYKDLEPGKWVKTEGWGDAAEADQIVRDGITKLAAEGH from the coding sequence ATGGCCGAATACGACGCAGTCATCGAAATCCCCCGTGGGAGCCGCAACAAATACGAGGTCGATCACAAGACCGGACGGGTCTACCTCGACCGCGTTCTCTACACAAGCTTCATGTACCCCACCGACTACGGTTACTTCGAGAACACGCTCGGACTCGACGGCGACCCCGTCGACGTTCTCGTACTGCTCGACTACCCGCTGTTCCCCGGCGTTGGCGTCTCGGTTCGCCCCGTGGCCGTGTTCAACATGACGGATGACGGCGGTTCAGACGCCAAGGTGATCGCCGTTCCTGCGGGCGACCCGCGCTGGAACCACATTCAGGACGTGCTCGACATTCCCGAGTACACCCGCAAGGAGATCGAGCACTTCTTCGAGCACTACAAGGACCTGGAGCCCGGCAAATGGGTGAAGACCGAAGGCTGGGGTGACGCCGCCGAAGCAGACCAGATCGTACGTGACGGCATCACCAAGCTTGCCGCAGAGGGTCACTGA
- a CDS encoding NlpC/P60 family protein, translating to MAKINARTHARLRPNRLLSAVTIGLVGAVGVSGGLAAPAAFAAPGYPSWDDVQKAKGNEATKSAEIEKISGLLGALRASAEDAATSSQVAAEAYRVTLDALDAATAREASLTRQASAAEAAAATSKMRAGLIAAHLGKAGAGGLSLNLFLNGNTADDLLHQLGTASKLSEQSAAIYDQALQDKNTAESLGDQAASASAERTRLTEESKTTLDAASRAATVTQAAFDLQQKKSSELFEQLALLKDTTAEEERSYQAGVDAAATAKAFAAAQASAARIAAAAAAKAGAAAPVTVPVSAPVAAPVSAPVAAPVRTPVAAQVAAPVAAPVAPPIAPPVAPRVAPPASSGNGSSSGATTGTPAPIPNANAVSTAISFARAQLGDRYLLGGAGPDVWDCSGLTRAAYSAAGIYIGSHSATNQYNTMSARGRLVSFANVAVGDLVFWGSPGNYYHVAIYMGGGQILEAPNPSSPVRIHSIWSISQVAPYVGRPA from the coding sequence TGGGACGACGTACAGAAGGCCAAAGGGAACGAGGCCACCAAGAGCGCCGAGATCGAGAAGATCTCCGGATTGCTCGGTGCCCTGCGGGCGAGTGCCGAAGACGCCGCCACATCATCCCAGGTGGCCGCCGAGGCCTATCGGGTGACGCTGGATGCGCTCGACGCCGCGACGGCGCGCGAAGCGAGCCTCACCCGGCAGGCGTCCGCCGCCGAGGCCGCCGCCGCCACCTCCAAGATGCGGGCCGGCCTCATTGCCGCGCACCTGGGCAAGGCCGGCGCCGGCGGGCTCTCGCTCAATCTCTTCCTCAACGGCAACACCGCCGACGACCTGCTGCACCAGCTCGGTACCGCGAGCAAGCTCAGCGAACAGTCCGCGGCCATTTACGACCAGGCGCTCCAGGACAAGAACACGGCCGAGTCGCTGGGCGACCAGGCGGCATCCGCCAGCGCGGAGCGCACGCGTCTCACCGAGGAGTCCAAGACCACGCTTGACGCGGCCAGCCGGGCGGCGACCGTGACGCAGGCCGCCTTCGACCTTCAGCAGAAGAAGTCGAGTGAGCTCTTCGAGCAGCTCGCCCTGCTCAAGGACACGACGGCCGAGGAAGAACGCAGCTACCAGGCCGGCGTGGATGCTGCGGCTACCGCCAAGGCGTTCGCCGCGGCCCAGGCTTCGGCGGCCCGGATCGCGGCAGCCGCCGCGGCCAAGGCGGGCGCTGCGGCACCCGTAACCGTGCCCGTGTCGGCGCCTGTAGCCGCACCCGTGTCGGCGCCCGTTGCCGCACCGGTGCGAACACCGGTTGCGGCACAGGTCGCGGCACCCGTTGCGGCACCGGTAGCGCCTCCGATAGCGCCTCCGGTAGCGCCCCGGGTGGCACCTCCCGCCTCATCGGGCAACGGCAGCAGCTCCGGCGCGACAACCGGAACCCCTGCACCCATCCCCAACGCGAACGCTGTGAGCACGGCGATTTCTTTCGCCAGGGCGCAGCTCGGCGACCGGTACCTGCTTGGCGGCGCCGGCCCCGACGTGTGGGACTGCTCGGGTCTCACCAGGGCGGCGTACTCAGCAGCGGGAATCTACATCGGCTCGCATTCCGCGACCAACCAGTACAACACCATGTCGGCGCGGGGGCGACTCGTGTCGTTCGCGAACGTGGCCGTTGGTGACCTCGTGTTCTGGGGCAGCCCCGGGAACTACTATCACGTGGCCATTTACATGGGGGGCGGTCAGATTCTGGAGGCCCCCAACCCCTCCTCGCCCGTGCGGATCCACAGTATTTGGTCCATCAGCCAGGTGGCGCCGTACGTGGGCCGCCCGGCCTGA